The Camelus dromedarius isolate mCamDro1 chromosome 19, mCamDro1.pat, whole genome shotgun sequence genome segment AATCAGAGCACAGAAGcgaagaaagaatgaaggaaaagcaatatttaaaaagatgCTGGCTgtgaatttccccaaattaatgaaAAAACTAAATTCAAAGACCAGGAAACCAACAAGGTATcaacttaaagaaataaagagaaacacacaTCTAGACATATTGTGGTAAAACTTCAGAATACCAAAGAAAACGAGGAGAACTTAAAGAGCAGTCAGAGAGAAGAGACTGcttcaaaggaacaaaaattagAACAACAGTAGACTTCTTCACTGCAACAATTTAAGCCAACAGTGGAAAATCTTCTAAATGTTGAGAGAAAATAACTCCTTAGAATTTGACAGTAAGCCAGCAAAACTATTCTTTCCTAACAAAGgtgaaatacatttatataaaaacaaaaacaaggtttACTACCAACAAACTTTCATAAAGGAATTTCTAAAAGAGCTAttttaggaagaaggaaaatgatcccCAAAAGATAATCTGAGTTCTAAAAAGGAATGGTGGGCAAATAAACAGGGAAACATGCAGGGAAGGCCAAATGGAAGGTATCACTAGAAGATAGCAACAAttaaaaggaagacagaaataaaatactgGTCAATAATTAGCATGGAAGACAGAAGGGGGAGGGGTGATTGGagcattaaaacattttaaatgctttaaaatctaCATATTGTTTGAGATAGGggttaaatattaaatttagatgTTAAGCTAAATATGCAAGGTAAAATTTAAAGGCCATTTTCTAAAAGAATGGAATACAAAATCtaaattaggaggaaaaaaataaatagtaagaaaaacaaaggcGAGAAGCACAAAAGACAcgagacaaaaaagaaaactaaagatggTAGGAAAAAGTCCCAATGTAACATTAATCataataaacataaatgaatttaaaaaataaaccaaagggcAGAGATAAtccaattagatttttttttaaattccagctatatgccatttttaaaagacttaaaaagtgaaaacatagaaaggctgaaaggaaaaaaaaaaagaaataaacaggcaAATATTACCAAAATAAAACTGGCAGAGCTGTTAATATCAGATATAATAGGTTTCAAGACAAAATTATTAGGGCTAAGATGTGTCATATAGTGACAAATTCTTCAAGTCACTAGCAAGATCTAATAATTCTAAACTTTTAAGAATTTAGATAAAATAAGCTGAAACCATATAAAGCAAAATCTGATAAAACTGCTGTGAATAATGATAAATTTATGAATATCAAAACATCTCTCTCAACTATTGATAGTAaacaaaaaattagtaaatattttagataatgTGATCAACACAATTAAAGAGCCTGACTTCCAcacctgaaaatttaaaaaaaaaccatgttctcaaacacacatggaacatttacaaAAGTTGATCATGTACTAGGCCACAAGCAAATctaaacaaatttcaaaaatttttcaaatttcaaatgttCAGTACCAAAAAACCACATTCTCCATTCACAATGCAATTAAGTTAGacattaataacaaaaaagagaagtaagaaaactgcttttggaaattttaaaacactcaaaATCTCACAGATTGAAagatacaattaaaataaaaaaattcttagaactgaatgataataaaaatgctaCATATTCAAACTTATAGAATTCAATAAAAGCAGTATTTAGAGGGAATTTCATAGTTTTGAAACTTCCTGAATGCTTCTGCTGGCAAGTTCTAGGAAATCTTCAAGGAAGAGATCGTTTCAATCTTAAaatctttcagaaagaaaacttcCTTTTCACCTCCTTCTATAAATCCAGTATGACTTTGGTACCCAAACCACATGAGgacagtagaagaaaagaaaatcacaggccaatCTCACCTATGTACAGAGAAGCAAAATCCTAAACAAATTAGACCAAATCCAGAATGGTTTAACACTGTAAAATCTATAAATGTTATATACCacataatagatttttaaatgaactatGATTACCTCACCAATTACAGAAAAAGCATACATTCTTGATTAAAAATTCAATActcacttatatttttaaaaatattaattttaaaaagaaaattgtaattttaaaaaataataactcttGGCATCCCAAGGAGTGAAAGGAATTTTCTTCACCTGATAAAAGAGATCTATAAAAAACCTACAACAACATTACTCTTAATGAGGAAATGATGAAAGAATTCCTTTTAAAACTAGGAAGAGAAAAGGGTTCTTACTATCACCACTTCTATGCAACTATTCAGCTTTGTACTGGAGGTACTGGTCAGTGCAGTAATAATAAATTAAAGACATAAGGGTCAGAAAGGAAGAACTGCAATTGTCACAACTTGTAAATGATGAATGCctacacagaaacacacagaaacgTTATTAGAAATAACTTAGGAAGGTGGCTGGCTACataatcaatatacaaaaatcaacagcACTTCTGTACACCAGTTCAaacaagtaaattttttttaatatttaaggaaCAACAATTTATTTAAAGGACAGATTCTAAAAGAATAGAGTAGAAAGTccaaacaattagaaaaaaatgtagtcaTTATTCCCAGCAATTCCTAGTATTATTCCTAgtaattattcctcaataaaggtagatttattccaaGTAGAATAATCACAATAATAACTCCTAGCACATGAAGGATTAAAAGGAATTTTCCtaacctgataaagggcatctaccAAAAAACCCTATAGCCACATTACTGTTAATGGGAAAATGattaaagtatttcttttaaacTCAGCAACAGGATAAGGGTTCTCACTGTTACCCTTTATTCAACTATTCAACTCTGTCACAGAGGTCCTGGCCAGAACAGAAAGGGATTAAAGACATAAGAAATCAAAGGCAAAGGATAAGGAAGGATTTACTTATTCCTAGTAGGACTAAATCTACATAGTACATCTAGCCAGGAACAACTCTAACAAAAGATTTGCAATGTCTCTGCACTGAAAAGTATAAAAGGTTCTCAAAAGACATTACAGAATAActtaaaaaatggagagaaataaaataaaataaaataaaataaataaaataaataaaataaaataaaataaaataacaagggggagggtatatagctcaagtggtagagcacatgcttagcacgcatgacgtcctgggttcgatccccagtatctcctctaaaaacaaataaataagcaaacctaactACCTGCCCccgcaaaaataaaatttttaaaaaatggagagcGAGCCCATGTTCATGGACAGGAAGTTTCAATATCATAAAGTGTCAATTCTTTCAAATTAACCAATGCAATTCCAACCAAAATCCTTAATGggctttttttaaatgtgaaaacttACAAGCTGAtcataaaattcacatgaaaaatCAAGAGGCCAATAATACTCAAGATAATGATGAAAAAGAAGGCAGGAGAATTTGCCCTAGAAGCATAATTAAAACTGTACTGCAGGGTAGACAAActgatcaacagaacagaatagaggcAAGACATACACATTTGTGGAGTTTTACTATGCGACAGAGAAGGACTGCTGACCAAGTAGGGTAAGAAAGGGGCTTCCTATAAATTGTTCAGGGCCAATCATTATTCAAATAGAAAAAACTGAGTTAGATTCCAATcacacatcatacacaaaaataaattctaggtATATTTAGGTAAATTTCAAAAGTacttaaaagtaaaaagcaaaattttacaaTATTAAGACTACAAACATACTCCAAAACATAGTATAATGTTTTTCTGACTCAGGTAATCAGAGATTTCTTAAGACAATAAAAATAGAGATTAATAAATTCAGTCATATTACACTTAGAAATTTCTGTTCACCTAAAGATaacataaaaaaagcaaaaagataaaaCACATACGGAAATGTATCTGCAATCTATATAATCAACAAAAAGGTTAtgtagataaatataaaatatattaagaactcttataaatcaaaaagaaaaacgtaaacaacccaatttttaaaaggtcaaatACTATAACAGatgttttacagaaaagaaaaatgtgtacgGCTACTTAACATTTGAAATGATGCTCAATTATATTAGTAATCAGGAAAGTGCAAATTAAGATCCCAATGAGATACCTATCAGAATGACAAAGATAGTCTGATATGTCATGTGGTGGAGAAAATATGACTCAATGAGAATTCTTATATATTGCAGATAAGGAATAAATTGGTTCAACCACTTAGGAAAACAATTTGACATTGTCTCATAAAGGAGAATACTGGCATATCCCATATGCAGCAAGCCTACTCCTACTTCCAAGAGAGCTTTGATAAAATTTACCTACCATCTATGTGTGCTAAAAGACAGAATTCTTCATAAAATAATGCTCATGGTAGCAAGAAActggaaataatacaaatgacCACTTACAGGAGAACATGTTATATTCACATTACATGACAGTATAcagtagtgaaaaagaataagctACAACCATACGCAACGACATAACACTAGAAAAATTATGCATGAAATAATCCTGTGATTCTGTTTTTATGACACTCAAAAACCAAACTAATTGTTGTTTCAGCATACCTatacctgtatttttaaaagcaagggcATAAGAAACACAAGATTTAGGCCCATAGGTGCCCTCTGTGAGAAAGGCAGGGAGATGGGGTGAAGAGGAATTCATACTTCGATGTTGGTTGTTGCCAAAGTATGTGGTGGGTTCGTGGATATCTACATcactaaaaaaattacaaaggaaaataaaaatagcccAATAATGACAGCATGTTGTGACCCAAGTTATAGTAATGCCAATTCTGTTTATCTGAGTCCACTAACTGCCACTccctacacacaaacacacacacacacacacacacacacacaaacacaaactaaaaacacacacaggacTGTCCCTTTCCTTGTCCCCACACCTCTACCTGTGTCCGAGCATTGAGCAGCTGCTGGAAACTTTCAACCTCTTTGCTGTCATCTGCTGCCCGTTCCTAAGGGAGGACAAAGGGAAATCTCAAGTTTGGGGAGAAGCTGCCCTTCACATTAGAACATCCCCTTCCTTCCACATTTATTGTGGGAGCCAGAAACTGTGCCAGACTCCAAGAATAAGACACTGAATGAGGTCAACATAATCCTCGTTCTCGCGGAGTTCACAGAGCAGTGGGGGGACCCTGAATTCTCTGGGTAGGGAGACAGGGAGAATGGGTCTGTTACCATCAGCACACCCAGCATCATGTCATAGTTGTTGATCAGAAACACAAGCTGCTCCTTCCTCGAGGAGAACTCAGCTGCCACTCGGAGGACAAAATTCTCCACTTCCACCTGAAAAAGCCGAAAGGGGGAGGTGACTCAGGGGGCAAGGGCGTGTGGCCCATCCCCGCAATCCAGCCCACCTGGGAAACCTCTCCCGCCCTCCTCTCACCTGGAGCTGGCCCAGCAGCTGCATCGTCCGTTCGTTGGGAATGGTCTGGTTGATGCTGACAAGAGCAGAGGAGAACTCTGCATATCGGCGTGTGATCTGGGAGAaagaagatgggaagaaaaatCACACCAACCCCCGGCCCAACCAACACAACCCCCCAAATCCGTTGAAGCTGGCCAAATAACCTCTGTGGGACTCCGGCCTCCAACCCCTCCTACCAACAGTGCCCAACCCCCCTGAGTCTGACCACACTCTTCGACTGCCCCTCACACAGTGTGGGGCCCTGGAAATTTCCAGCCAGGCCCATGACTCCACTGTGAAGCTGGGCAACCCCCACAGTGAAGCTCAGAGCCCTGCCTTTCAATAATCCTTCTGTTACCCTTGCCCTCCCTCACATAGTGAGGCCGAGTATCCAGCCCCCCAAGGCGCTGAGGGTCAGTGCTTCGGACGCTCTGGACATTCATCTCCAGGATCAGTTCAAACCGTGGCCACAGCAAGGCAAGCACCTGTTCCCAGTACCTGTGGGCTTAATCAGAATCAGAGATCAGCCGGCAAGGAATATGGGGGGATGGTGGGCAGGGCTAGGGGTCAGGTGTGCATATGGGAACCCTGATCAAAGGTTAACGGCTGGTGGAGGTAGGAGTGGGTGTGAACAGTAAGTCTGAAAGCAGCAGGGTCAATGGTGTCCGGTCAGGAGGAGCCCAAGGGTCAGGGCAGGCTTGTATGAGACCAAGAGTTCAAGGCCAGTGGGGCGTCAAGGACCAGAATTCAGTGACCTGTCTAGAGCGGGAACATCCCTCTTGGCTGCAATGTTGCGGAATCGGAGGACAATGTGGATACAGAGAAAAACAGCAATGGCGTCGTAACAGTCAGCCAGATAGGACTCCAGGTGTTTCTGTGATTTAGGAACAGGCAGAGGATGGGAAGAGAGCATTTGTTACTTTGTCCTTCCCAGTGGCCACAGACAAATGCACTCCTTTAGGGATGCAGTCCTGAGGTGGGTGGAGATCTGAGAGGGAaatgctccctccttccctgtccaCTGCCTTGCTCACCAGATCTATGATCACAAGCCCATCATAGCAGAATTCAGGGCTGAGCACCAAGGGGCCCCTGAGTTTTCAGGTGCTATAGCCTAGGTGTGGATCAGCAGGAGGGATAACCTCAGAGACCCCAAGCTTTGATGGACAGTCACACAGTATGAGGCATATGCATTTTGGAACGAGGGGATCCTGGTTTCAGTACCACCAGAGCTATGACCTCATTGCGGTGCTGACGAGGACTGGGGACAGAGAAGCCTAAGAGCACGGGGCCTAGGGAGCTTACCAGGGTCATGTTGAGTGTACGGCCCATGACAGAATGGAAGAGGTCGTGTGCAGCTGGGCCGGACACAACAAAGAAttcacaaatgaaaagatattcgCGGCAGGAGTTGTCCAGGAGGGCGTAGTGCTGGCTGCGGAAGAGGGCCTCAAAAGGATACTaggaagagagacagaagggATGGACCCCAATACTGACTCCCCTGGATGTGGCTGGAAAATCAGCAAACCTGGGTAATGAGAGCTCAAGAGACCCTCCGCATCCAAGCCACACCCAGGCTGCAAAAGAGCATCCTCAATGGATACAGAAGACATCGGGGGAGAACGGACAAAAGAGCCCACCCACAtctgcagctgctgctcctgcaTCCACCTCACACCTGCCTCGTGACACGTCATTCCCCTTgccagcctccctcctctgcGCACCCTAAGTCAAGGGTCCCAACCCTCTTCTCATCACAGGACACTGGGGTGACTGGAGAAGGGGATTCACACAGGGGCCTGCAGGGCTCGACCCTGAGGTCTGGCCTCAGAGTCCCTCTCCTGACTGAAGCTTGTTCCTCCCCCTACCCGCTGTTCTCCCCGCTGGGCGGTATGGGGCACGAGGATGGGTGCCTCCAGTTCAGTGGGGGAGATGACAGAGCCACGGGTCCCCAGGGTGAAGATGGTGTTCCTGCTGCGGAGGGATGGTTTTGAGAAGAATCGTGAAGGCTCCAAGTCAAGGAAAACAATAAGATTACAACCGTAATGGAAGATCAAAGACTCAGGACCTCCAGGGACCCCTGGCAGCCAAACACAGCCTAGGTGCCCCTCTTTCCCAGTACCAGGACCCCATTTTACCTACATCTGTAGAACCCTCTACACCCCCTGACATCACATGCAAACTGATGTGTCAAAATCATCTGTGCATTTTTCTGGAGAGGGTGGCCACAGCCTTTAATCATTCTCAGAGGTTTTGTTCTCACAGAAAAAGGTAAGCAGCAAAGCcttggaggctggaggctggagccaGGAGCCCCCTCACTCCCCAGGCCTGGCATGAGGGCTCCTCAGCTCCAGGATATCTTTCTTTGCTGTATCTTCCACGCCCATTAGATCGTCCTTCTCAGCGACTTCCTCATACTAGTGAAAAGAGAACTGGTAACCATGGCTTCAAAAAGCTcgacaaaaaaaaatttctctttatattgTCCCCCGTTGCCCAGTGgctgcccctctgcccagcccaggtGCCCCGGAATACTTCTCCCTCTGTGGCCTCACCTGCACCTTCATGAGCCGCCCCAGGTAAGAGCGGTAGTAAGACAGGTAGATCTTGCTCAGCGTCTCCACGTATTCGTCCCTGATCTCCTTCGCTGTTGCTCGTTCATTGCCCAGCAGGAACTGATAGAAGAACCTGCAGGGGTCGGGACCAGTCAGTCTCCCTGCCTGCCCAAGACACCAGACAGCACGCTGGGTTGCTCAAAAGCTCAGAGGCCATCCCAAGCCCTTCCTTCTGGTGGTGACCTGTACTTCAGCAGGGCCGTCTGGGGGATCTGATAGTTGGTCATGGGTTTTCTGAAGGAATAAATCTTCTGAAGGATGAACTCCCGGATCTTCGTCACTGCCTAGGCACGGGGGACCAAACACAGGGCATGAAGCTGCAAACTTCTCAGTCTGGGAAGCATTAGGGAAGTAACAAATCTTGAATATAGGGGGAAGAGTAGAGAATATCTCTTCAGTATTTCttaaggtggggagggtatagctcggtggcagagcacatgcttagcatgcatgaggttctaggttcaatccccagtatctccattaaagaaaaacaatgactTTCAGGGAAACCCAGAGATGTGAGAATGAGCTCTGCCAGGGAAATCCAAGGGTGTACATCTCAGGGAGGCTGGTTCTCGTGGTCTCAGGGgtatccacccccacccccgaccttGACCCGGAGCCGGTCAAGAACGCCTCTGACGTCTGCACAGGCCGCTGTCCCTCTAGCCTCCTGCTCTCGGACTGCAGCTGCCTTGGCATCCAGTTCCTGCAGCTGCTCCAGGAACCTGGGCTCTGTCACTGGAGCCTCCAGAATTGCCCTGGGTAGCAGGGAGGGATGGGATGGGTTAGGAGAGAGACCCAGATATCCCTAGACTCTAAAACATACCCCTTACATCCAGCCCATCTCTTCTCCATTCTTACACTGTATCATGTAGTTGGAACATACAGAAAAAGTTTTCTGTTCCTGGACAAATACACATCCCTACTGCCCACGTAAGCCTTGGACCCCCTCACTACATGCCTGACCCTGGATGATCCCTCATCTTTGATGCCTAAAGCACAGGTCAAGGTTATAAAGGTTGTCAATCCACTGATCAGTTTTTGGAAGTCACTTGATGACTGAGAGCCAGGAGGCCCCCGGGGTAAGCAGAGTAGGTCACTCCAGCCCATCTACTTACTATAGACATTATGACCCTTCAGATTGGTGACTCACGTGACAAGAGCAGAGGGCACCACTAGGCCATCGACAAGCTCCCCCAGTTTCCCCCGGACAGCCTGGCGGTTTCGAAGCCGAATATTCATGGCGCCTGACTGTTCCTGCAGTGTCCGGATCTCAGAGCTGATGGAGCTGAGGTCACTCTGAAAAGCTCCCAACATCTGCTCCATGCGCTGGGGGGAAGGCAGAAGTGTTGCTGAATTGCCATTGGGGTGGTAGGGGATGAGTGGGTCACACAAGTTTCTTGGTAGTCTCCAGTATCTATCAGTCCATGAGGGCAGCAGGTCATAAGGGAAGATGTACCCCAAAGGTCACTAGCAAATAACATCAGTCATGACAGCAAGAACAAAAAAGCCGCTTAGGTCACCCTGAAAGTGGCTCTAACTGTCCCCACCTAAGGCTAATGACCTAAAGAATGGTACTAGCGACCATGATCTGGTTCAGGGTTATTGGGGTCACATGTCATGGTTACTAACCTCAAGGACAGCATCGCAGGCTGTGATCTGGTTGTGCAGAGAAGCTATGTTCTCACTCTCTTGGATATCTGACCCACAAAAGTCAAGGAGTGTCATCATGAAAACAGAGATCCTCAGATTTGCAGGCCCTTTCCAATTTCTCCCCGAGCTGACAGAAACCTCAGAAAGAAGATAGCAGCCCCAGCATGACGTCAGCACCACACCCCATAAAATCTCCATCTTAATAACACCACCCTTTTCCTCTGCTAGAGGATACAATCCCGAATGGATTTCTGCTCAATCTGTTGTAGCTCCAGTTCAACCTGCTTTGAATAGTGCCGGAGATCCACACCCTGGGAGAACATAAACATTACAGGTCAGGAGAGAGTCAGCGAAGGAACACTAGGACAGAATCAACAAAGGACTAGAAAGTAAGACAGGGTGATATTTTAAGAGCAAgagactgttttcttttctttgaggaGAGGGTAGGTGGAGGGGCAGATTAGTATAGTGGAAAGCCTCACCGTTTTAAGAGCTTCCTTTACTAACTCATCCTCCAGATTTGCCTGAATGTGAACTGGAAACAGAAGTTTATCATAAGGGTTCAGCTAGCTCCACAGCTCCCTCTCCCAACATTAAACATCTGCACACCAACCCCTGCTTTATCACTTCTGGCCCCTATGCCTCTCAGATTATAAGTATTGCATCCACCCAGTGCCATCACTTACCATCCACTTCATCCAGGATGAATTCATCAGAGGTGATGTCCAACTCCCCAAGTTGCAATGGCTCCTGAAGACCCGGACCACCCCCCTGGAGAGGGGCAGGTTACAGGAAAGAGAGGGGGAGAACAAAATATAATGGGATAAACCCCAATGCTTTAAGTGGGGGAGAGGGACTTTTACTAGGGTCATAGGTAGGTACTGAGTCAAAAAAATCCCATAAGTCTCATAGGGTACCCAGTCTACTAGTTGGGGCTGATGTGTAGGGAATATGACAAGGAGACAAGCAACCCACCAAGGGGCGAAGTGACCAAATGAGGAAAATTAGGAGATGCAGAGAACAGAGCAGAAATTGCAGTTGAATTTAGGATCCCCAGACTCCTGCTACCTTAAGTGTTCTATCACAATTCCTCTGGGGAGCCCTAGCCTTTCCAGAAATGTCAGCTAACAGTGTTTACCTGCATGTCAGGTGCCAACTTACATATACTAAGTCATTTACTCCTAACCGACACCCTATATAGTAGGTCTCATTTTCTTCACTTCATAGGTGTGGAAAGTATTGGCACAAAAAAGCTAGTTAATGTGCCCAAAGACACACAAAgtttaagtggcagagctggaattagaACCCCGGTAGTTTGACTCCAGAAGCCATGTTCTTAACCTTTACACTACATTGCTTCTCTTCTGCCCAAACATCCGGAGGTTAACTGAAATTGTGTCCCCAGAACCTGAGTCTCGGCCATTCTGGTCCCCGCTCGGGCTCCAGTCCGATCCCAGGGAGGGGTATGAAGAGCCAGACCAGGTAGCATCAACGGTAGAAGCCGAGCTCCTAACCTTGTGCCTACACCCAACCCAGGCCCTTCTGATGTGAGGAGGCCTGAAAAGCCTCTGGAGGAAAAATATCCCTGCGCTCTCACCAGCgggccctcttcctcctccatatCTGAGGCCCCGGCCCGCAGCACCAGCTCCCGGGCGGCTGCGGCCATAGTCGCAGCAGCGGCCATTCCGCGCAGCTTCACTTCCGGCAGCTGTCAGGCGACTCCGTTCCGCGGATTGGAACTCCAAGTCCTGGAATGTCTTGCAAAGCGCGAAATCGTTCCCAGATATTTGAGTTAAATTGTTTGACTTCAGCCTTCCCCTTTCAGGTGTAACCGCTTCACCCAAGTGTAAATGGGAATTGGAAGTCTTAAGCACGATCTCAACCCGGAACCTTCGTTGCTCTCACACCCAAGAACTTTATGAACTTTAAAGGGAGACCGCACCGGAAGTTGTGGAGCCCAAAGCGGACTCAGAAGTCTCGTGCAGTTTCCGGAAGCTCCTCGCAGAGACCGCTCCGCCTCTTCCGCCTGGTAGCTATAAAAGGCTGTTACGTcacttctgttctcttttccacTGGAGGCCTACGCGCTGTCGCTGGGGCCGCCGCCATGGTAAGATTGGAATCTGTGCGGGTATCCGGCGACATCGGAACCGGGGCAGGGAAGGTCTACTGTCAGGGGGCCGAGAACGTCCTATTCTAGGGGCACGCAACTTTCTGTGTGGAGAGTTGGATCGCGCCCCTGGAAAAGGACGACTAAGACATGCAGTTCTGGGGAGTGGTGTCAGAGGAAGAGTTACTCCCCGGGCGCTGGAAAGCGGCGAAAGGCTTGGGCATGTGTGGGGATCTTCGGCCTCCGCCACTCAATGTACTTTTGGGAGCAACTTGCTCCCTCCCAAAGGTTGCGTTTTTCCCAAGCCTGAACACTTTATGTTCCTGCGGTTTGCAGGATTGAGGAGTTCGCTGTGTGGTGAAAACGTGAAGGAGGTCGTTGCTCCCTGTGTGACCATCTTAACGCTCTTGTTTGAGGTTACGGGTTGACGGTAGTTGACGGTGTCTGATTTCTCTCCCAATCTCTGTCAGTCTCTAGTAATTCCTGAGAAGTTCCAGCACATTTTGCGAGTACTCAACACCAACATCGATGGGCGGCGGAAAATTGCTTTTGCCATCACTGCAATTAAGGTAAAGTAGGGTAAGGACTACAGAATATAAATGAAACTTTGGGTCGAAGTGTTAAAAGCCAGAGAGTAGTCTCGGAGCAAGCCAAGATGTTACACCCAGGGGATGGAGAATGGGTTCCGTTGTCTACCTGAATTCACTAATATTTTCCATCAACCATCAGTCAGCTTGTGAGGTTCATTCTAGATTAGGTTTCTGCCCCTTTCCCCCAGTGCATCATAAAAGTAACCCTTCCTGCAAAATTGGTATGTGTGGGAAATAGGGTAACTGTACATTTTGAGGGGTGAGTAGAGAATGCCAAGAGATACCAAGTATGAAGAAACCTGTAGttggggagcgggggtggggtggtgtcACTGTATCATGACAGGACATATACTCACATGCCAGAGGTGTAAGTCATTGCCCTTTTACAGTTGAAACAGGAGCCAGTACTTGGATAGTTTTTGTGAATTAAATCAGTGCAAGCTTAGGTAGCCCCCTTAACCAAGCTAATGACCACCTGGCTTTCCAGGTAGAGgcattatcttttatttaatattttcttaactcattttattgtgcttcacagataatgtgtttttgtgtgtgtggcaacCCTATCTTGAGCAAGTCTGTTGGCGTTTttcagcagcatttgctcacttggtGTGTCTCACATTTTGGTCATTCTCGcagtatttcaaacattttcactgTTACGGTGATTGTGAGCAGTGATCTTTGGTGTTCCTATTGCAAAAGGATTaaaacttgctgaaggctcaggtgatggtgaGCACTTCGTAGTAATAAAGTGtcttttaattaaggtatatattctttttagacAATGCTGTTGTTCAGTAAATAGTTTacatgcactgagaaaccaaaaaattggTATAGTTTGTTTTATTGCTTATCGCTGGGAAAGGTTATTGTAGAGATAGTTGGGTACTAGGGTTTTTGATAATTGTATGGAGAGTCAGCAAAGGCTGG includes the following:
- the VPS52 gene encoding vacuolar protein sorting-associated protein 52 homolog isoform X1, which translates into the protein MAAAATMAAAARELVLRAGASDMEEEEGPLGGGPGLQEPLQLGELDITSDEFILDEVDVHIQANLEDELVKEALKTGVDLRHYSKQVELELQQIEQKSIRDYIQESENIASLHNQITACDAVLERMEQMLGAFQSDLSSISSEIRTLQEQSGAMNIRLRNRQAVRGKLGELVDGLVVPSALVTAILEAPVTEPRFLEQLQELDAKAAAVREQEARGTAACADVRGVLDRLRVKAVTKIREFILQKIYSFRKPMTNYQIPQTALLKYRFFYQFLLGNERATAKEIRDEYVETLSKIYLSYYRSYLGRLMKVQYEEVAEKDDLMGVEDTAKKGFFSKPSLRSRNTIFTLGTRGSVISPTELEAPILVPHTAQRGEQRYPFEALFRSQHYALLDNSCREYLFICEFFVVSGPAAHDLFHSVMGRTLNMTLKHLESYLADCYDAIAVFLCIHIVLRFRNIAAKRDVPALDRYWEQVLALLWPRFELILEMNVQSVRSTDPQRLGGLDTRPHYITRRYAEFSSALVSINQTIPNERTMQLLGQLQVEVENFVLRVAAEFSSRKEQLVFLINNYDMMLGVLMERAADDSKEVESFQQLLNARTQEFIEELLSPPFGGLVAFVKEAEALIERGQAERLRGEEARVTQLIRGFGSSWKSSVESLSQDVMRSFTNFRNGTSIIQGALTQLIQLYHRFHRVLSQPQLRALPARAELINIHHLMVELKKHKPNF
- the VPS52 gene encoding vacuolar protein sorting-associated protein 52 homolog isoform X2; amino-acid sequence: MEQMLGAFQSDLSSISSEIRTLQEQSGAMNIRLRNRQAVRGKLGELVDGLVVPSALVTAILEAPVTEPRFLEQLQELDAKAAAVREQEARGTAACADVRGVLDRLRVKAVTKIREFILQKIYSFRKPMTNYQIPQTALLKYRFFYQFLLGNERATAKEIRDEYVETLSKIYLSYYRSYLGRLMKVQYEEVAEKDDLMGVEDTAKKGFFSKPSLRSRNTIFTLGTRGSVISPTELEAPILVPHTAQRGEQRYPFEALFRSQHYALLDNSCREYLFICEFFVVSGPAAHDLFHSVMGRTLNMTLKHLESYLADCYDAIAVFLCIHIVLRFRNIAAKRDVPALDRYWEQVLALLWPRFELILEMNVQSVRSTDPQRLGGLDTRPHYITRRYAEFSSALVSINQTIPNERTMQLLGQLQVEVENFVLRVAAEFSSRKEQLVFLINNYDMMLGVLMERAADDSKEVESFQQLLNARTQEFIEELLSPPFGGLVAFVKEAEALIERGQAERLRGEEARVTQLIRGFGSSWKSSVESLSQDVMRSFTNFRNGTSIIQGALTQLIQLYHRFHRVLSQPQLRALPARAELINIHHLMVELKKHKPNF